Genomic DNA from Oncorhynchus tshawytscha isolate Ot180627B linkage group LG04, Otsh_v2.0, whole genome shotgun sequence:
ATTCTAcacatgctgcgccttggtccaatcattataacgaacgtgacagggaatttgtaccaggattcaatgtcaggaattgtgaaaaattgagtttaaatatatttggtgtATGTAAATAATACTGCTTGAGCAAAAGTCAAAAAGTATTTggctttaaatatacttaagtatcaaaagtaaatgtaattgctaaaatatacttatcaacagtaaaagtataaatcatttaaaattccttatattaagcaaactagactgcaacattttattgtttttatattttaatttacggacagccaggggcacactccaacactcagacatcatttacaaacgaagcacgTGTGTTGAGTGATCCTTGActggtctctcaaagcacttcatgatgacagaagtgagtgccacagggcgatagtcatttagttcagttacctttgctttcttgagtacagaaacaatggtggacatcttgaagcaagtggggacagaaGACTGGCATAGGGAGAGAtcgaatatgtccataaacacaccagccagctggtccgcGCAAGCTCTGAGAACGCGGCTTGGGATGTCGTCtcggccggcagccttgcgagggttaacaatcttaaatgtcttactcacgtcggctactgagaacgagagcccacagtccttgggggCGGTgctatcctcaaagcgggcaaagaagatgtttagcttgtccgggggCAAGACGTTGGTGTCCCCTACGTGggtggttttccctttgtaatccgtgattgtctggattccctgccacatacgtcttgtctgagccgttgaattgcgacaccactttgtctctgtactgacgttttgcatATCTAAGCCTCCCACTTGATCTGTCTCTATCCTCCTGACTggcatttcttttttttaaataaacaaaatatactCTGCATTGCTgataaaatctgggtaaaagattgaaaggaatgtgtcttattcagtacatttagttattaCTTGATtttctaccaaccttgccagcaggcatgccagctaagatagacAACTCTGACTTGATTCATAGCCTGTAATACCTTCTTGGTAGCTAATTGAGGTTGGGAGATAGGTTCTCAATCTGGGCTAGAtaaagccaacttcatacaaTTGCTgggtggctagtagtattacaaAGAAACACAAACCACAATGTTTAACAAAACAATCATTTTCatacaggacaaatctgagggggcacgtgcCCCTGTGGGCATGACGCCTCTGCACTTTATTGGTCACTCGTGTCCATGGCTGGATCTGCCTCTGTATTCTTCAACCAACATGTCCAATCAACAAAATGAGGCCACAGCTCCATTGATCAGCCAGAGGAGAGGGCATTCTTGAGACATGCTCTCGCTCCCATACAATAGCGATGGATAGGAGACAGTTTTTTGAACAGCTAATGATATTGAAACATGCTGCAGAATGCAAAATGTGGCTGTCTGAACATTTTTATAAGATGCACTTGTCTGATGAGAGTTGATTTTGCATTAGATCTTTTGTGGATATTGGCTGTCAAACCAGCTTACACTTTTCCTTACTCGAGCAAAGCATCACTGTGGCTGTATCTCTTTGTTACAGGGGGAGTCacgccacagacacacagtgacTACTGAACTCATCCACATCCAGACTGAGGCTGTCCCAACATTCAGAAGACTTGCCCTGGGACTGGCCTGTTTTTTCACCTGTAATAATCCTCCTACCTCCTACCCTGGTAAGGGGTCTGGTCTGGAGCTCAAGCTTTAACAGGGAGGACATCGTTCAGTATTCACTTCCAGTTGGACTGGACCAAGCTAAAACCAAATTACTCGCATTGATGCTTTTACAGATTTCATATGCCTCACTTCCTCTTCCCActattcaattttttttatatGTTACAGACTTGCACTTGTTCACTTTGATCTAGCTATTGGGAAAATCAGAGAGAGGGACCCCAGAACCTATGCCTATGATAATGATCCTCAGTAACCAAATACTACTCTGATAGGTCAGACTGTCGGAGTCAACTCCACACTCcatcaaatatattttaggtCTCCAGCTGTATTAAAACTTGTGGTTTAACATCAAGGATAATCTCAAAATGGATTAGCTTTTGTTTGTTAAATAgcgttcctctgcatacacaatGTTTGTCTCTATCAGTGTTTTAAACAAGCTCATAGCTTTCTACTTTTGATTAATTGTAATTGCCCATTAGATTAAGACAACATGAGTCAAATGATGCTTTGACATGACAGACTTAATGTGATCACTATTTGAATGGCTCTCAGGAAAGTGCCCTGATGTCTTTGTCTTCTCTCAGCGAACTTAACTGTCTGCAGTTTATCTGTCAGTCTACTGTTCAGTACAGGGCAGGACAGTGTATCAATACTATTTAGAGAACAGATGGTTCCTATAGCAGACAGCATGAACATGACCCCAGAGCATCCAACACAGAACTGCTCCAACTGCAGCCAGGCGTTTGTCCCAGAGCTCAATGTGGTTAAGGCTGTCGTGCTGGGACTGATACTTGGGACAATTATTGTATGTGGGGTTTTTGGGAACATCCTGGTTATCTTGTCGGTGGTCTGTCATCGACACCTACGAACAGTCACACACTACTTCATCGTCAACCTAGCGGTGGCAGACCTCCTGCTGAGCTCCATCGTTCTGCCTTTCTCTGCCACCTTTGAGATCCTAGGGTACTGGGTGTTCGGAAGGCCCTTCTGCAATGTGTGGGCAGCGGTGGACGTGCTGTGCTGCACAGCCTCCATCATGAGCCTGTGTGTGATCTCAGTGGATCGCTACATCGGGGTCAGCTACCCGCTGCGCTACCCAGCCATCGTGACAGAGCGCAGGGCACTGCTTGCCCTGGTTGGCCTGTGGGCTCTGTCCGTCACCATCTCCATTGGCCCTCTGTTTGGCTGGAAAGAGCCGGCGCCAGAAGACGAGTCAATCTGTAAGATCACAGAGGAGCCTGCCTACGCCATCTTCTCTGCTGTGGGCTCCTTTTACCTCCCGCTGGCCATcatactgtctatgtactgtagggtgtatgTGGTGGCCCGCCAGGAGAGCCGGGGCCTGAGAAAGGGGCACAAAACAGACAAGTCAGATTCAGAGAGCGTCACGCTGAGGATCCACCGCGGCAACATGGCCGTGTCTGAGGATGAGGCCCTGCACAGCCGCACACACTTCGCCCTGCGTCTCCTGAAGTTCTCCAGAGAAAAGAAGGCAGCCAAGACCCTGGGCATTGTGGTTGGCTGCTTTGTGCTCTGCTGGCTCCCTTTCTTCCTGGTTCTGCCCATAGGTGAGTGTTACCCATTGTACCCAGGCTCCTTACCTTGTCGACCGTGCTCCACAGCTACCATGTCATGCTGTTAATGCCACCCCCTCTTGTATCTATACTTGGCAAAAGAATTTATGAGGTTTTGTAATTAAATTGTATTGCAGAGATGGCTGTTGGCGGGAGGGAGGTTGAGGGGGGGAGTGTTGGATGACTCCCAAAATAGATTTTCACAACAGTCTCTGGTGCCGTATCATGCATACCTTTCTCATGTCATACGGTATCAACGATAGAAGTAGAACAACTTTATTTACATGTGTAATAAATAGGTTTATGTTATGTGAGGTTGTTTGATGTGGATGATGTAAAAAATTATATTGAGCTATGTGCTATTCTTCCATTAATCAGTATTGGGCTGCATCTGCAAAGATTTCCTTTTATTGATGCCAAATGAAAACGATCTGAAATAAGTCAAATGTTGCATCAGAAAGTGTACACATGCAACACTTCAATCTCCTTCTCATcctgttgttattttacctttCGTACACGACTGCTTTGAAATATAATTTAACAACCATACTATTATTTTATGAGTATATGAATACACGTACTAATAATGGGGTATTTCATGTGTAACTAATAAAATAAAGTAATTTCAGTAGCTTTTATTTCAGACCACACAAAATGTTGAAAGACAAGTATAATTGCCCGTAAGCGTTTTCTGATGTTAACCAAGCTTTGAATAGAGTcagtattatttaaaaaataacactGATTGATGAAAGTTTCAGAATAGGCAATATTATCATCCTCACTATTTCATATTATGAAAGAATCGTGTTTACATAACACTTTTGTGTAAAAATTATTGAGAGGATTTTCATGCGAGCCAAAATACCAGTCTCAAGAAATGATCCTACATTAGAGAGTTGAACTACACacccacatgcatgcacacaaacacacaaacacacacaaacacacacacacacacacacacacacacacacacacacacacacacacacacacacacacacacacacacacacacacacacacacacacacacacacacacacacacacatacacatatgtgcaacacaggaggctgctgaggggagaacagctcataataatgtctggaacagagtaaatggaaGGGCATGGAActcctggaaaccatgtgtttgatgtatttgataccattccactgattccactccaatcattaccacgagcctgttctccccaattaaggtaccaccaacctcctgtggtgtgcacacacacgcacgctcacacatTAAAGAGTGAGAGTGATAGAGAGCTACTGAGAGACCTAAAGTACGTTTGGAACACCCATTTAAACTGAACAAAaagtgtaaagtgttggtttcatgagctgaaataaaagattacaGAAATtgtccataagcacaaaaagtgtatttctctcaaatgttagtGAACAGTTCTCCTTCGCAaacataatccatccacctgacaggtgtggcatatcaagaagctgatttaacagcatgatcattacactggtgcaccttgtgctggggacaataaaaggccactctaaaatgtgtagttttttcacataacacaatgccacagatttctcaagttttgagggagcatgcaattggaatgctgactgcccGAAaggcccaccagagctgttgccagagaatttaatgttaattcctctaccataagccgcctccaacgtcattttagagaatttggctgtacctccaaccagcctcacaacagcagtccacatgtatggcgttgtgtgggtgcaCAGTTTGctgatgtgaacagagtgccccatggtagtggtagggttatgacatgggcaggcataagctacagacaacgaacacaattgcattttatcgatggcaatttgaatgcacagaaataccgtgacgagatcccaAGGCCCAATGTGAGGaccatttttttaaaggtatctgggaccagcagatgcatatctctattcccagtcatgtgaaatccatagattagggcctaatttatttatttcaattgactgatttcctcatatgaactggaactaagtaaaatctttgaaattgttgcatgtgcgtttatatttttgatcagtatacATTGACATTATTAATTCATTTCCAGTTCATTTTTCATTTTCAGACACTCTTATTGATTTGCTATCCAGCCACAGCCTTAAGTGCTTTTCAAATTAATAGTTTGGTTTTTCAGAAGGCCACTGATGGGTTACTGTAATTTGGGTGTCAGGTGTCTCAGTGATGCAGTGCAGCTAACTCAGGTAAAAGCTGTGGTCTGGTCTAGCATTAGGCTAGCCAGGCGCTGAGCTATCATAGGGTTCCACAGGTAATAGAGATACTCTCAGCATGGGTGGGTAGTCCCTTTCAGTCAGCCTCTGTCCCCCATCTTCTCAGTGTGATGAAAGAGCTGCTGTGATAATGCTGCTGCTGAGAGCTGAGCACACGCTGCCGGACCTGTTAGCTGCTCATATTTCAATAACACACTTGAGCCCCCACTGAGCCAATAAGTCTTCCTGGCATTTGACAAGATAACTGTtttttttctcgctctctctttctctgcctctctccaccgctctctctcatctctctctcgctctctctctctctctgcctctctccatctctccgtctctccgtccgtccatccgtctgtctgtctgtctgtctgtctgtctgtctgtctgtctgtctgtctgtctgtctgtctgtctgtctgtctgtctgtctgtctgtctgtctgtctgtctgtctgactcgctctctctctctgcctctccatctctctatctgtctctctctctttctctgcctctctccatctgtctctctctctctcaccactatctggctctctctttctctgcctctccatctctctctccccctctctctctctctctctctctctctctctctctctctctctctctctctctctctacccagacTTGTCATCTATTGCTCTTGCTTGCAACTCACTTATCACATAGAGGCATTCTCAACAATGTGATCACAGCAGGAAGGACAGATAGTCATCACATCATTGCTTTTATTGAAGGTCGACCTCGGGTCCCCTTCGTGGTTGTTTACAGTTTtcctcaattgctaaaacaccatttctgaaaccttgctccatttcctgaacataccgaaaaatagaaaacacattgttcaaataATACAATTCTctgggagaagtacattttttaatctaaaaaaagaTTCATATTTTTCCATCATTGTCTTTTggtgaacgaaaacatgttctatcacattagctcaaaattgatcagaaattactactctgctttgctcttggcaattttgttttttgttcttcctcctccttgtacccctatttttacagtactgtaccctgcatctcacaaacttgtcctttgtctctgtgatactgaaattcttgttctttgttgatatgaacctgcaaccagtcaaaatctattgagcagtcagtactgttaataaatggaaagcacaatgttcagggccatacaatttgtccattgtacagtatacagtctacaatgcactgtaccacagtatacaatactaaaaggtacaaaaatcaaaggagtaaacatgtgatcaatgtgcttcttcttgtctttgggctgggtcaggccagagcacttcgtcgacatcacaagcattattgtccctcctgaggcaacgggggaagaagcctcttgtgtgccgtatccagccctgacatgattcctcacctatatcaccacaggctaaatccatggcttgcagcagatttactctggtgtagggttgtctatcatacactttccatctccaagaggagaaaaactcctcaatcggattcaggaaaggcgactatggagggaggtacaagttcataaactgcccattgatgttaaaccattccattacctgagcagctcggtggaaactgacattgtcccacactatcacataggtgggaatgggattctcatttagctcttgaccctgctgctcttgaacctgctgctcaaataaaatatctcttagattggcaataaatcttagaaggtgctgggtgttatatggcctgagtgtaacatggtgatgtagaacaccatggttgctgatagcagcacagattgtgacattgccacctcgttgaccagggacttcaacaatggcccgctgtccaatcatgtttcggcctctacgtctcctctttgttagattgaagcctgcttcatcgacaaagatgaactcaaggggtctgtccaaggattccaagtcaaatattgtctgtgtagaaatacaatatactgtatgtaggattttgtaagtcgtacagagacagtgctatactgtagagtacaattaggcttctgattcacatacattgtatgtactgaagagtaatgtcattcacatagtatgtgttagtactgtagacaatctggattacagtaaatgtttctgaatgcacacttacttgcacatactgaGCTTGCAGTTCTTTCATTCGCATCCTGTTACAATGGAGGACACGGTCAATTgtggaaatgctcacactgtcgattccctggaagtgtgtgttgtcttgtatcacTCGTTCCTGGATTTCTCTGAGTCGTATTGCATTATCTTGAAGGACCGTGCCAACTATAACAGCCTCTTGCTCCCGAGTGAATATAGCTGTCCTTCCACCTGCATGTGGcagccttgcaattctacaaaaagtagttgtgcagttacaaaacatattcatgcagtacaatacatacagtgattaactttacacatgtctattgaaacagctgcatatagtgtagtacagtaaatttgcaattacaaaaatacagtagtatactgtacctgttctcttctctgaatgtccttactatggtggacacagaaaatcggctcaaattgggttgcactctaagtcctgcttccctcattgtcagtccatggacaagaacatagtctataactgttgctcgaatttcatcagatatttccactctttgtcttcctcttcctcttcgtcctcctctttcttgccctcctcctcctcttcctcctcctcgtcgcccacctcgcatacgcactcgtcctcgtcctctcacatggtttcttctatccattctcagactttctccttcccaccttcaacaacctgtttgctctctgaactggcttatattggttgtgtcgcatcatttaaaacaggttaaatcaattttgagtggttgtattcaatcaatgacatgtcttctctatttgtatttcattgttttgctgaaaagtctaagtgagatctgcaaattgtgttttaccatgtgaaatggtttaaggttttgacaacagactgcataattagctaaatgagtccaggcaactgagaactttgttcagccaatgggttttagtgttttagcaattgagaaaaactgtaataaagAACAATATGGAGTTCAGCAAAAGCACAAATGTGTTCTACACTTACTGCTAGTTAGTTTCATAATTTTAGTATAGGATGAATGTGGGAATGAAATACAaatcaagtgtttttttttatctGTCCAACTCCGGACTTCCTAACCCCTCAGGGTTCAGATTTATTATACTCTCTCATGCTCATAAATATAGCAAGCACAGCAGAGGGCTGGGTCTTCTTGTTGGTTATTCTACTCCCTAACCATGCTGGCTGCCCTTTTCTTACAAAACCATGAAGGCATCAAGGACAACATGTCACAATGTTATCTATTATTATCCTGTTAAATATAACGAttttccatttaagattgattgTGTTAGGCTGGGGATGGTTATTTTTGTTTGCTTGTTTTATTGGGACAGGCTTTATAAACGAACCCTTGTGGGGATTTGAGTGGGTCAAAAGGTTAAGGAGGCATATCACTGTCTTGGCAGTGTGTTTATTTTGAGACTGGTTTGCCATTTCTGAAGGCATGACCAAGAGCATAGCAACGGTTTACTCACATGTTCACAAGGGTAGTGGTATTTTGCATCCTTCCCGCTGGTGCTGGGGTTGTTAGTCAGTAGTTGCTATGGTGCCAGCCATGTATCTTTGGTATTGTTATCTTAAATCATTATCAACAATATGAATCGCatttggtgatggtggtgatggtgattcTGATAATGACCTACAGTACTATAGCAATAGTATCCTTGTCTTCCTGGATGTACAGTATGACAACATCTCTCTTGGGAAGTAAGCACATATCTATTGGTCCTCCATTATTTATTGCTCAATCTATCTTGTTTTCCTTTGCTATTCATCACTATAAACCCCctgttttctttaaaaaacatgttTAGCGTCACTTTCTTTTTATGGATTCAACATTTTATAGACAAATGAGGCTACTTGAGTAGCGGCAATCTTAAATGTACGTAGTTCTGTCCTCGAGCTGTTATTTTCCATTAATATTCTgtattatttcatattttatgttttgtgtggaccccaggaataaTAGCTGCTTCtattgcaacagctaatggggatcctaataaaataccaaataccaatcAAGTTCCCCCTTAGGAGGTTTTAGGCTCCAAAATGTATGAATTCAGTCAATAGCAGAGTAATATAATTATTGTTGCTCATTGCACAGTAGGAGTCATCTGAGATGTACTTAGCACGGAATCATATCGCTcaaactacctcctctctctcctctctctctctatccatctccacATCACGCTGTCATTTTTCATTTTTGTCTCCGAAGGCCTCTCCAATAAAGAATTTCACAAGACAGCTCATCCCATCCTGCCTTTGAAGATAGATGCTCAATTTCAAGGCTATCCAAGACCTCAGCCATTTAATtattttaatagaaaatgactcaaataaaagtgaaagtcacccagtaaaatactacttgagtaaaagactAAAAGTATTAGATTTGAAATATACTTAGTATCAAAAGTAGATGTTATTGCTCAAATCTAGTTAATTATTAAAAGTAAAAtgataaatcatttcacattccttatattaagaaaaccagatggcacaatgattcattaaaaaaattacagatagccagaggcacactccaacattcagacataatttacaaactaagcatttagggatgttctcttgataagtgcatgaattggaccattttcctgtcatgtAACAAGTAcatttgggtgtcagagaaaatgtacaactacattattttctttaggaatgtagtgaagtaaaagttgtcaaaaatataaatagtaaagtacaaatacacccaaaaactacttaagtactaGTAGTACTCTAAAGAACTGGGAAAGTCTGCATGTAATGTGTATCTTAAACCATTTCCTCTACTGCACTATTAAGTGTGCagctcacacactctcacactttcTCACATTAGTCCCTCTAATCAGAAGCAGCAGGATTTATGAAGGCAATTTTAATACAACAAATACCTTGATGTCAATACCTTGACATTGGTAGCTCTAGAAATATGATACAACTATAAATTGAACCCAAGTGgaaataaatgtgtttttctcAACACAGTCTTTGGCTCTTCTGTTGAGTGTGTACAAAGTATCGGCTTCTTTCACACGTGATCAACATTAACCCTGATTGGATATAGATGTATTAGGAATGTCCTAAAGTATGGCACAAAATCTTAATGGAAATATGCTCCTCTATTTGTTTCTTCTTATCTGATGTTGATATCCTGATTTGCGTAGTCATATCATCAACAAAGACCCTGAAATAACAATCTGGGTTAAACACTTGTTGTTGTGCATTGTGTTGTGATAAAGAGCTCAAGTATGTTAATCAGTTTTCttccctttgtctgtctgtctgtctgtctgtctgtctgtctgtctgtctgtctgtctgtctgtctgtctgtctgtctgtctgtctgtctgtctgtctgtctgtctgtctgtctgtctgtctgtctgtctgtctgtctgtctgtctgtctgtctgtctgtctgtctgtctgtctgtctgtctgtctgtctgtctgtctgtctgtctgtctgtctgtctgtctgtctgtctgtctgtctgtctgtctgtctgtctgtctgtctgtctgtctgtctgtctgtctgtctgtctgtctgtctgtgtgtgtgtgtgtgtgtgtggtgtgtgtggcctATTATAGGTTCCATATTCCCAGCATACAGACCTTCGGACACAGTTTTCAAGATCACCTTCTGGCTAGGCTACTTCAACAGTTGCATCAACCCTATCATCTACCCCTGTTCCAACCAGGAGTTTAAGAAGGCCTTCCAGAGTATTCTGGGAGTGCGCTGTCTGAGAGCCCAGTCCAGAGCCACTCATCACCCGGGTCCAGCCCAGGTTCAGGGTCATTCTCTCACTCTGAGATTAGATGGCCAAGGTGACCCCTCCTGCTtcagcccctcctcctccataGCCCTGTCCCGCACACCCTCCTCTAGGGATGGCAGGGAGTGGAGGGTATTCTCTGGAAGCTCCGTGGCAGGGTCTGGGACAGCGGTAGAGACAGGACGGGCTAAGGTGGCCCAACTGTGCGGTAAGAATCTGCTGAAAACCTGCTGCTGCATCAGAGACAGGAGCTTCAGCCAGGGGCCCAGCCAGGGGCCCAGCCATCCCCAGCCCCCTCAACACGGGACTCTGCCCATCATTAAGATCCACCAGCTGTCTTTGTGTGAAAATGGAGAGGCTGTATAACCAGAGATAATAAGTGATTTGGATCGTCTCTGGTATGAATGTACTGTAGCTCCTCACTCTTAACCCTAACAATGAAGGTCCAGCACTATTAAAGGAAACTGAAGTGAATAGTGAATACATGTCTCTGCCCAGTGGACTTTACAAGGATGGAATAGTAATAATAGCTGGAAGAGATAGTGGAAATATTTTGATATTTGTAATATTCTGACTGCAGTTACACAATGCCAGTGGATTTGAATTAATGACTGAAGAAAAGTTTGTTTTTGTACACTAAACCAAGGTTttaccttgaga
This window encodes:
- the adra1aa gene encoding adrenoceptor alpha 1Aa, with protein sequence MVPIADSMNMTPEHPTQNCSNCSQAFVPELNVVKAVVLGLILGTIIVCGVFGNILVILSVVCHRHLRTVTHYFIVNLAVADLLLSSIVLPFSATFEILGYWVFGRPFCNVWAAVDVLCCTASIMSLCVISVDRYIGVSYPLRYPAIVTERRALLALVGLWALSVTISIGPLFGWKEPAPEDESICKITEEPAYAIFSAVGSFYLPLAIILSMYCRVYVVARQESRGLRKGHKTDKSDSESVTLRIHRGNMAVSEDEALHSRTHFALRLLKFSREKKAAKTLGIVVGCFVLCWLPFFLVLPIGSIFPAYRPSDTVFKITFWLGYFNSCINPIIYPCSNQEFKKAFQSILGVRCLRAQSRATHHPGPAQVQGHSLTLRLDGQGDPSCFSPSSSIALSRTPSSRDGREWRVFSGSSVAGSGTAVETGRAKVAQLCGKNLLKTCCCIRDRSFSQGPSQGPSHPQPPQHGTLPIIKIHQLSLCENGEAV